The Rhizoctonia solani chromosome 14, complete sequence genome has a segment encoding these proteins:
- a CDS encoding SUZ domain protein: MTSSVVSADIPAWNTSTIALNNDSRSVPDDWDNDEPAEESAKEIWDRANTAAPMPQIQMSSQSTNLPPVAAIMPSMRILQRPKSTSASQSGSNPTPASTKSLQEREADYKAARERIFASSGGGSSASSSREASPAPKRGILNRGRGGHGGNGHRKGSPGTPEGSVGAGVTREPHGAQDGRGFAPRGRRGRGGGRGGSSQ; encoded by the exons ATGACTAGCTCGGTAGTATCTGCAGATATTCCTGCCTGGAACACTTCCACT ATTGCTTTAAATAATGATTCGCGCTCAGTTCCGGATGACTGGGACAACGATGAGCCAGCGGAAGAGTCGGCAAAAGAAATATGGGACCGTGC TAATACCGCAGCCCCGATGCCGCAGATACAAATGTCTTCTCAATCCACCAATCTGCCACCCGTAGCTGCGATTATGCCGTCCATGCGGATCCTTCAGCGCCCGAAATCAACGTCAGCGTCTCAGTCTGGCAGTAACCCAACCCCAGCCAGTACCAAGTCTCTCCAAGAACGCGAAGCGGACTATAAAGCTGCGAGGGAGCGTATTTTTGCCAGCTCTGGGGGTGGGAGTAGCGCAAGCAGTAGCCGTGAAGCAAGTCCGGCTCCGAAGCGAGGAATACTAAACAGAGGCCGTGGGGGGCATGGGGGCAACGGGCATCGCAAGGGAAGTCCCGGTACTCCAGAGGGCTCAGTTGGGGCGGGAGTCACGAGGGAACCGCATGGTGCACAGGACGGACGTGGGTTTGCCCCAAGGGGTAGGCGAGGAAGGGGTGGTGGAAGAGGCGGATCGAGCCAATAA
- a CDS encoding Sodium/hydrogen exchanger family, with product MAVESLLPSDGYSLPFIEPHTPELLIIGSFLYLLNVIHGIFDFLFGAGLVGQLVLGATYCVPLGDILPIDIQTSLGAIGYCGLLLLVVEGGLGTRFDILTKRNNLILCLLVASSGICLPIGFGMSILYFGYQYTILESFVIGAALSVTSLGTTVAIMSSISIDTPEKSDGNTLAGQQSTSQKSSNNIGDTRAGTILIGAAVIDDVPGLVVSSVVSDLGSANASSKLSAWGIARPIVTSVALLLVTASLAKFIAPLFAKRLSFMLHDGRQPLRPSEEISKAEYDQPGEKNNSSVSQSYQAEAPPDSNQSPNFEQASPTANNQGHSDQLLKAWCSRLPPSVRSQFPNVALFLFILVIFVYITIADYIGSSRLIGAFCAGSLMSHAWKLIQEHTKCDAHSVWSPHASFKRIEPVQAYILAPFFFASIGAAIPVRSLFQATTAWRGILFSALMIVAKLLAGGWLPVWAVLERRWPLRCISDQESLSEPTPSATPAWPAGMLVGLALVTRGEIGLLILNIAKAREVVHDEGFSVGIWAVVLSTLVGPIGVGTLLRTRAVNWIIRGPWGLPSG from the coding sequence ATGGCCGTAGAATCACTCTTACCTTCCGACGGCTATTCTTTGCCGTTTATCGAACCACACACTCCTGAATTACTTATCATAGGTTCATTCCTCTATCTACTCAATGTCATCCATGGGATTTTCGATTTCCTATTTGGCGCCGGTCTTGTTGGGCAACTCGTTCTCGGGGCCACCTATTGTGTTCCTTTGGGAGATATTCTTCCCATAGATATTCAAACATCATTGGGAGCCATTGGCTATTGTGGGCTTCTCTTGCTCGTTGTTGAAGGCGGCCTTGGCACTAGATTCGACATATTAACCAAAAGGAACAACCTGATTCTGTGCCTTTTGGTTGCGTCATCCGGTATATGCTTGCCAATAGGATTTGGTATGTCAATACTTTATTTCGGCTACCAATACACTATCCTCGAGTCTTTTGTGATTGGTGCGGCACTTAGTGTTACATCGTTGGGGACTACAGTTGCGATCATGTCCTCCATTAGCATCGATACTCCTGAGAAGTCCGACGGTAACACTTTAGCGGGCCAACAGTCTACGTCCCAAAAGTCCAGTAACAATATAGGCGACACCCGCGCTGGAACCATACTTATAGGGGCAGCCGTGATAGACGATGTCCCCGGGTTGGTCGTCAGCAGCGTTGTATCGGATCTGGGCTCAGCCAATGCTTCATCAAAGTTATCAGCTTGGGGTATTGCGCGTCCAATTGTCACCTCCGTAGCACTCCTTTTGGTAACTGCCTCATTAGCCAAATTCATTGCCCCTTTATTCGCCAAGCGCCTCTCATTCATGTTGCATGATGGTCGGCAGCCACTACGTCCCTCTGAAGAGATTTCGAAGGCGGAGTATGATCAGCCTGGTGAAAAGAATAACTCTTCGGTGTCGCAGTCATACCAAGCTGAAGCGCCTCCTGATTCAAATCAATCGCCGAATTTTGAGCAGGCTAGTCCTACGGCTAATAACCAGGGGCATTCCGACCAACTATTGAAGGCATGGTGTAGTCGCTTGCCGCCGTCCGTGCGATCCCAATTCCCCAACGTTGCACTATTCCTTTTCATATTGGTCATCTTTGTCTATATCACTATCGCTGATTACATTGGGTCATCACGGCTTATTGGTGCTTTCTGCGCTGGGAGTCTTATGAGTCATGCCTGGAAACTGATTCAAGAGCACACTAAATGCGATGCACATTCCGTATGGTCTCCCCATGCTTCGTTTAAACGGATAGAGCCCGTGCAAGCCTATATTCTTGCTCCCTTCTTTTTTGCCAGCATTGGCGCAGCTATCCCAGTTCGCTCACTATTTCAAGCCACGACCGCATGGAGGGGAATACTTTTCTCGGCACTTATGATCGTCGCCAAACTTCTTGCTGGCGGATGGCTACCGGTGTGGGCAGTACTTGAACGGCGGTGGCCTCTTCGATGCATCAGCGACCAGGAGTCACTTTCGGAACCCACTCCATCCGCGACCCCAGCATGGCCTGCGGGCATGCTCGTAGGTCTTGCACTGGTGACCCGCGGAGAAATCGGTCTATTGATTTTGAACATTGCCAAAGCTCGAGAAGTCGTTCACGATGAAGGGTTCTCCGTTGGTATTTGGGCGGTTGTCTTGAGTACTTTGGTCGGCCCCATCGGAGTAGGAACACTGCTACGAACGCGAGCCGTAAATTGGATCATAAGGGGACCATGGGGCCTCCCCTCTGGCTAA
- a CDS encoding Rnu3ip2 protein, which produces MPDAFFSSSKPKPRKRKRDVSVTKPSSSKPVNGKLKRSRRDEELSETGESDAGNIDDMDLRADEVDPGESGDEDNEETPAEKRLRLAKMVLEERRQELAGDEIDAAEIDREILASRLKQDTLQHSGKISVFLASKLQTSSPVSRYTRRQRLPVTAAVASEDGSILYTGSKDGSITKWSLQHATHLSTYAKIPSHTLPMTGKGKGKGRRVAGAGVEGHIDEVLALAISFDGRYLASGGRDRRILVWDVKEDVFVKAFEGHKDAITALAFRKNTLQLYSASLDRTIKLFDLGVMGYVETLFGHQDGASSLDALSGETAVSTGMRDRTVRYWKIADETQLVFRGGGRSKLREVLEGGMEEASGGEEDAEEENPVGPRKRKGKGKEKEKSKSFLEGSIDCVAMLDESTFVSGGDSGSICLWFTSKKKPVFTQPLAHGMHEHLSESEGTIATPRWITTLGAVRYGDIFASGSWDGIIRLWKLDIKARSFSALAEIPAPGFINSLQLVLPPRDTALTHTWGINSEPGSTLTANGDSENPPKLPPGRTRDEVLLVAAVAQEPRLGRWLRLHGNGEKNSALVVALPRGDLALGARTS; this is translated from the exons ATGCCCGATGCGTTCTTCAGCTCTAGCAAACCCAAGCCACGAAAGAGGAAACGAGATGTATCTGTAACAAAACCATCTTCTTCTAAGCCTGTTAATGGTAAATTAAAACGCTCGAGACGTGATGAGGAGCTATCGGAGACTGGGGAGAGCGATGCCGGCAATATTGACGACATGGATTTGAGGGCAGATGAGGTAGACCCAGGCGAAAGTGGAGATGAAGATAATGAGGAAACTCCTGCGGAAAAGAGGCTTCGGTTAGCGAAGATGGTTCTCGAGGAGCGGAGACAAGAGCTTG CTGGAGACGAAATAGACGCTGCAGAAATAGACAGGGAGATATTGGCATCAAGACTTAAGCAAGACACT TTGCAGCACTCTGGTAAAATATCTGTATTCCTCGCTAGCAAG CTACAAACTTCCTCCCCCGTATCTCGCTACACTCGCCGACAACGATTGCCAGTTACAGCTGCCGTAGCCTCTGAAGATGGGTCCATTCTTTATACCGGCTCTAAGGACGGGTCGATCACCAAATGGTCACTTCAGCATGCTACTCATCTTTCAACGTATGCCAAAATTCCGTCCCACACTCTGCCTATGACTGGAAAGGGAAAAGGGAAGGGTCGACGTGTTGCAGGGGCCGGTGTGGAAGGTCATATTGATGAGGTATTGGCTTTGGCTATCAGTTTTGATGGGCGATATTTGGCTAGTGGTGGGAGGGATCGAAGGATACTAGTCTGGGACGTAAAAGAGGATGTGTTTGTAAAGGCGTTCGAGGGTCACAAGGATGCAATCACG GCCCTTGCCTTCAGGAAAAATACCTTGCAATTGTATTCGGCATCTCTAGACAGAACTATAAAGCTCTTCGATTTGGGCGTGATGGGATACGTAGAAACATTATTTGGGCACCAGGATGGTGCATCATCCTTGGATGCATTATCCGGGGAGACGGCTGTCAGTACTGGGATGCGAGATAGGACGGTACGGTATTGGAAAATCGCGGACGAGACACAGCTGGTGTTCCGTGGTGGAGGAAGGAGCAAGCTACGGGAGGTCTTGGAAGGTGGAATGGAGGAAGCGAGTGGAGGAGAGGAAGACGCGGAGGAAGAGAATCCGGTTGGACCTCGAAAACGAAAGGGCAAAGGAAAGGAGAAGGAAAAGTCCAAGTCGTTCTTGGAGGGTAGTATCGACTGCGTTGCAATGCTTGACGAATCGACATTTGTCAGTGGTGGCGACAGCGG GTCGATATGCCTTTGGTTTACTTCCAAGAAGAAGCCTGTGTTTACTCAGCCTCTAGCCCACGGTATGCACGAGCATCTGTCAGAGTCGGAGGGAACAATCGCGACTCCTCGATGGATTACGACTCTAGGAGCAGTTCGATATGGAGACATATTTGCTTCag GCTCATGGGATGGTATAATCCGGCTATGGAAACTCGATATCAAAGCCCGCTCGTTTTCGGCGCTCGCTGAGATACCTGCCCCGGGCTTCATAAACTCTCTTCAGTTGGTACTACCCCCTCGAGATACGGCTCTAACCCACACTTGGGGGATCAATTCTGAACCTGGTTCAACTCTGACAGCAAACGGAGACTCGGAAAATCCACCAAAATTGCCGCCCGGGCGAACGAGAGACGAAGTGCTTCTGGTTGCCGCGGTTGCTCAAGAACCAAGGTTGGGGAGGTGGTTGAGGTTGCATGGGAATGGCGAGAAGAACTCGGCGTTGGTGGTTGCGCTCCCGAGAGGGGACCTGGCTCTTGGTGCGCGAACGAGTTGA